From the Quercus lobata isolate SW786 chromosome 6, ValleyOak3.0 Primary Assembly, whole genome shotgun sequence genome, one window contains:
- the LOC115950899 gene encoding polyubiquitin 11-like: MGTRRNPNRWFPSSSSNSNSTAASTSTQEEISLYLKIKKTVALKFKRYGKISELKAFLREKEGISESHQQLFFSGNQLKDDQRLLDYGIQQGSTLHLVSQDLAGMKIYVRLPSDQRTIAVEVRTCDTIQNIKSIIQAKEGILSDRYTLIYGGKLLEDNGILASLNISNESTLHLVFNPKDAIQIYVGVGTEEIVKLEVKLLFTIHDVKAIIGGMIGVPVNDWDLVYAGNKLTVCKTLASYGIKDGTVLSMFPAMIQIFVKTWSGKTITLYVQHHYTIRNVKDRIFRKLRIRCEFQNILFAGKMLEDNRDLASYGVQMHSTLSMVFSPSQTIIPMRIDCIVNPIQRFTTICNLKAMIEKKRRFPVKEIFFHEEALQDHRSLADYGINSDSIVRVVTYKSKV; the protein is encoded by the exons ATGGGAACTCGGAGAAATCCCAATCGTTGGTTCCCGTCAAGCTCCTCCAACTCCAACTCTACCGCCGCCTCCACCTCTACCCAAGAAGAG ATAAGTTTATACTTGAAGATCAAAAAGACAGTGGCCTTAAAGTTTAAACGGTATGGGAAAATTAGTGAACTCAAAGCATTTTTACGTGAGAAGGAAGGCATTTCTGAGAGTCATCAGCAGCTCTTTTTTTCTGGTAATCAGCTCAAGGATGACCAAAGGTTGCTGGATTATGGTATACAGCAGGGCTCCACTCTCCACCTTGTTAGCCAGGATTTAGCTGGAATGAAGATATATGTTAGATTACCATCAGATCAGAGAACCATTGCAGTTGAAGTGAGGACTTGTGATACTATCCAAAACATCAAATCAATCATTCAAGCCAAGGAGGGGATTCTGTCAGATCGGTACACTCTTATTTATGGTGGAAAACTACTTGAAGATAATGGGATTCTAGCCTCACTCAATATTTCAAATGAGTCAACCCTTCATTTGGTTTTCAATCCAAAAGATGCCATACAAATTTATGTGGGAGTAGGGACTGAAGAGATTGTGAAACTGGAAGTTAAACTTTTGTTTACCATTCATGATGTCAAAGCAATAATTGGGGGCATGATAGGTGTCCCGGTGAATGATTGGGATCTGGTCTATGCTGGGAATAAACTTACGGTTTGCAAAACCTTGGCTTCTTATGGCATTAAAGATGGAACTGTCTTATCGATGTTTCCTGCCATGATCCAGATATTTGTCAAGACATGGAGTGGGAAGACCATTACTCTTTATGTACAACATCATTATACCATCAGGAATGTCAAAGACAGGATTTTTCGGAAACTGAGGATTCGTTGTGAATTTCAGAATATTTTATTTGCTGGAAAAATGCTTGAGGATAACCGTGATCTAGCTAGTTATGGTGTCCAGATGCATTCCACTCTTAGTATGGTTTTTTCACCCTCACAAACAATCATTCCAATGCGAATAGATTGCATTGTGAACCCAATTCAGAGATTTACCACCATTTGCAATTTGAAGGCTATGATTGAGAAGAAAAGGCGATTTCCAGTGAAGGAAATATTCTTTCATGAAGAAGCACTGCAGGATCACCGTTCACTGGCAGATTACGGGATTAACAGTGATTCAATTGTAAGGGTTGTCACATACAAAAGTAAAGTTTAA